One Capsicum annuum cultivar UCD-10X-F1 chromosome 2, UCD10Xv1.1, whole genome shotgun sequence genomic window carries:
- the LOC107860631 gene encoding homeobox-leucine zipper protein HAT5, with translation MGSGHIFFDPSSCHGNMLFLGNGDPLFRGPRSSMLKMEDSSKRRPFFSSPEELYDEEYYDEQSPEKKRRLSPEQVHLLEKSFEAENKLEPERKTQLAQKLGLQPRQVAVWFQNRRARWKTKQLERDYDQLKSSYDSLLSDFDSIRKDNDQLKSEIVSLMEKLQGKVVGGSVVNEKSEALEVDALTTLQVKVKTEDRLSSGSGGSAVVDEHSPQLVDSGDSYFHSTIDHEEYPGPGGCNIPPPVDGLQSEEDDGSDDGSCHGYFSNAFVASEEHHHEEGEEPLGWFWS, from the exons ATGGGATCTGGTCATATATTTTTCGACCCGTCGTCATGTCACGGCAACATGTTGTTCCTTGGCAACGGAGATCCTCTTTTCCGAG GACCAAGATCGTCGATGCTGAAGATGGAGGACTCCTCGAAGAGGCGACCCTTCTTTAGCTCGCCGGAGGAACTATATGACGAGGAATATTACGATGAGCAGTCGCCGGAGAAGAAGCGCCGTCTCAGTCCTGAGCAG GTGCACTTGTTGGAGAAGAGCTTTGAGGCAGAGAACAAGCTGGAGCCTGAGCGCAAGACCCAGCTAGCCCAGAAGCTGGGGCTGCAGCCCAGGCAGGTGGCTGTATGGTTCCAAAACCGCCGTGCCAGGTGGAAGACCAAGCAGCTCGAGAGGGATTATGATCAGCTCAAATCCTCTTATGACTCTCTTCTATCTGATTTTGACTCCATTCGCAAAGACAACGATCAGCTCAAGTCTGAG ATTGTTTCATTGATGGAGAAGTTGCAGGGGAAAGTGGTTGGAGGATCGGTGGTAAATGAAAAATCGGAGGCATTGGAGGTAGATGCCTTGACGACCCTTCAAGTGAAGGTGAAGACTGAGGACCGGCTAAGCAGTGGCAGTGGTGGGAGCGCGGTGGTAGATGAGCATAGTCCACAGCTGGTGGACAGTGGGGACTCATATTTTCACAGTACTATTGATCATGAGGAGTATCCAGGGCCTGGAGGATGCAATATTCCTCCACCTGTGGATGGTTTACAGTCAGAAGAAGATGATGGTAGTGATGATGGCAGCTGCCATGGCTACTTCTCTAACGCCTTCGTGGCATCAGAGGAGCACCACCATGAAGAAGGAGAAGAGCCTCTTGGATGGTTCTGGTCTTAA